The following proteins are co-located in the Athene noctua chromosome 16, bAthNoc1.hap1.1, whole genome shotgun sequence genome:
- the CPNE1 gene encoding copine-1, with the protein MAACVTRVELSVSCRSLLDRDLRSRSDPLCVLLQEVGAGRWAELDRTERIKNCQNPEFSKKLVVDYYFEKVQKLKFGVYDIDNKSFDLSDDDYLGGIECTLGQVVSSLVFTRPLELKQGKPAGKGTITISAEEIKDTRVVYLEIEARNLDKKDFLGKSDPFLEFYKQSDAGMWQLVYRSEVIKNNLNPCWRKCSVPLQTFCGGDFNKPIKVECADHDSDGSHDLIGTFETNLTQLQKAGDGSPVEFECIHPEKKQKKKSYKNSGIIRIKSCKIETEYSFLDYVMGGCQINFTVGVDFTGSNGDPKSPDSLHYISPDGINEYLIAIWSVGSVVQDYDTDKLFPAFGFGAQVPPSWQVSHEFALNFNPSNPYCQGIQGIVDAYRQVLPQIRLYGPTNFSPIINHVARFAAHSAQQGTASQYFILLIITDGEITDLDQTRQAIVNASKLPMSIIIVGVGEADFKAMEFLDGDSGVLKSLTGEPAARDIVQFVPFRQFKNAPREALSQMVLAEVPKQLVSYYKWQGWPPVKPPEIKMM; encoded by the exons ATGGCCGCCTGCGTGACCAGGGTGGAGCTGTCGGTGTCCTGCCGGAGCCTCCTCGACAGGGACCTGCGCTCCCGGTCCGACCCCCTCTGCGTCCTGCTCCAGGAGGTGGGCGCCGGCCGCTGGGCCGAG ctAGATCGCACGGAGAGGATCAAGAACTGCCAAAACCCTGAATTCAGCAAAAAACTGGTTGTGGATTACTACTTTGAGAAAGTGCAGAAGCTGAAATTCGGTGTGTATGATATCGATAACAAGTCCTTTGATTTAAGTGATGATGACTACCTTGGAGGAATCGAGTGCACACTGGGACAG GTTGTGTCCAGCTTGGTGTTCACCCGACCGCTGGAATTGAAGCAGGGAAAGCCAGCAGGAAAGGGCACCATCACG ATTTCAGCAGAGGAGATTAAAGATACCAGGGTTGTGTACTTGGAAATTGAAGCTCGGAACTTGGACAAAAag GATTTCTTAGGTAAATCAGATCCATTTTTGGAGTTTTACAAGCAGAGTGATGCTGGAATGTGGCAGCTGGTGTACAGATCAGAG gtaattAAAAACAACTTAAATCCATGCTGGAGGAAGTGCAGTGTTCCTTTGCAGACGTTCTGTGGTGGAGATTTTAATAAACCTATCAAG GTGGAGTGTGCAGATCACGACAGCGACGGGTCGCATGACCTGATAGGCACATTTGAAACGAACCTGactcagctgcagaaagcaggtGACGGCTCTCCG GTGGAATTTGAATGCATTCAtcctgagaaaaaacaaaagaaaaagagctaCAAAAACTCTGGCATTATTAGGATAAAATCATGCAAG ATTGAGACAGAATATTCGTTTCTGGACTATGTCATGGGAGGCTGCCAGATTAACTTTACT GTGGGTGTAGACTTCACTGGCTCCAACGGAGATCCCAAGTCACCAGATTCTCTTCACTACATCAGCCCAGATGGGATAAATGAGTACCTGATTGCCATCTGGAGTGTGGGAAGTGTAGTCCAGGATTATGACAC GGACAAGTTGTTTCCTGCGTTTGGGTTTGGAGCTCAAGTTCCTCCTAGCTGGCAG GTATCTCATGAGTTTGCTTTGAACTTCAACCCCAGCAACCCTTATTGTCAAG GGATCCAAGGCATAGTGGATGCCTACCGCCAGGTCCTGCCTCAGATCCGACTCTACGGGCCAACCAATTTCTCTCCTATTATAAACCATGTGGCGAGGTTTGCAGCACACTCGGCACAGCAAGGAACTGCTTCA caatattttatCTTGCTGATCATCACAGATGGAGAGATCACTGATCTAGACCAAACTAGGCAAGCAATTGTTAATGCCTCTAAGCTGCCAATGTCCATCATTATTGTTGGAGTTGGTGAAGCTGATTTCAAAGCGATGGAGTTCCTTGATGGAGACAGTGGTGTCCTGAAGTCCCTGACAGGAGAGCCAGCTGCACGAGACATCGTCCAGTTTGTGCCTTTCCGGCAGTTCAAAAAT GCTCCCCGGGAAGCACTTTCCCAGATGGTTCTGGCTGAAGTGCCGAAGCAGCTGGTGTCATACTATAAATGGCAGGGATGGCCACCTGTGAAACCACCAGAAATAAAGATGATGTAG